A genomic segment from Anas platyrhynchos isolate ZD024472 breed Pekin duck chromosome 5, IASCAAS_PekinDuck_T2T, whole genome shotgun sequence encodes:
- the FANCF gene encoding Fanconi anemia group F protein: MEAVLGQVEQLPALLAVCRSALVRAWDPPTLERALDWGRYFQHLHDRLRARPRLRHAVGQRLRRARPGSPLAFGQLGRCAELLGLALLENRALPPAACRRLLQRLLQPPAARPGRLALLARRKAACCLLEPLRSSPPRSPGGPEPRLAAEAGLLLGRLRDEPPGEPLWLGGVLQQLPQPRAFRVVAAALLLVRQGGGPQQEEEAGAGPLLSWLLEDSERFAAFCQQLPGSLLASLAAHYLQISERYLDLLTGWGSSLLYDPLQGQWVKSCPDEAELSWEELRERFSCLCKGPVMLSRQTQAALKLLKARDGDFQVCGLSVWTDLLLEVEKDLRKRAEH; the protein is encoded by the coding sequence ATGGAGGCGGTGCTGGGGCAGGTGGAGCAGCTGCCGGCGCTGCTGGCTGTTTGCCGCTCCGCGCTGGTGCGCGCCTGGGACCCGCCGACCCTGGAGCGGGCCCTGGACTGGGGCCGCTACTTCCAGCACCTCCACGACCGCCTccgcgcccggccccggctccgCCACGCCGTGGGGCAGCGGCTGCGGAGGGCCCGGCCCGGTTCCCCGCTCGCCTTCGGGCAGCTGGGCCGCTGCGCCGAGCTGCTGGGCCTGGCGCTGCTGGAGAACCGCGCCCTGCCTCCTGCCGCctgccgccgcctcctccagcgcctgctgcagccccccgccgcccggcccggccgcctgGCGCTGCTGGCCCGCAGGAAAGCcgcctgctgcctgctggagccGCTCCGCAGCTCCCCGCCGAGGTCCCCCGGGGGCCCGGAGCCGCGGCTGGCCGCCGaagcggggctgctgctgggccgCCTGCGGGATGAGCCCCCGGGGGAGCCCCTCTGGCTCGGGGgggtcctgcagcagctgccccagcccagagCCTTCCGAGTGGTGGCGGCAGCGCTGCTGCTGGTGCGGCAGGGGGGAGGcccccagcaggaggaggaagcggGGGCTGGCCCCCTGCTttcctggctgctggaggactcGGAGAGGTTTGCTGCCTTCTGTCAGCAGCTCCCGGGCTCTCTTCTTGCTTCGTTAGCTGCTCACTATTTGCAAATAAGCGAGCGTTATTTGGACCTCTTGACTGGCTGGGGAAGCAGCTTGCTGTATGACCCCTTGCAGGGACAGTGGGTTAAAAGCTGCCCTGATGAGGCTGAACTGTCCTGGGAGGAGCTGAGGGAGCGTTTTAGCTGCCTGTGTAAGGGACCTGTGATGCTCAGCCGACAGACCCAAGCTGCTCTCAAACTCCTGAAGGCACGGGATGGAGACTTTCAAGTCTGTGGCCTAAGTGTGTGGACTGATTTATTGTTGGAAGTAGAGAAAGACTTGAGGAAGCGAGCAGAGCACTGA